From the Candidatus Nomurabacteria bacterium genome, one window contains:
- a CDS encoding helix-turn-helix transcriptional regulator: MKDDAKKLGENLKKIRSKKNITQTELAQTLNVDKSFISNIENGKNNPTLSTITNLAKALKVQVEELFK; this comes from the coding sequence ATGAAAGATGACGCCAAAAAGTTGGGAGAAAATCTCAAAAAGATTAGATCGAAGAAAAACATTACTCAAACAGAGTTAGCTCAAACTCTTAATGTTGATAAATCTTTTATTAGTAATATTGAAAACGGAAAAAATAATCCGACTCTTTCAACTATTACTAATCTAGCAAAAGCTCTTAAGGTTCAGGTAGAGGAGCTCTTTAAATAA
- a CDS encoding DoxX family protein, translated as MKKIFLVSLLGVFVFFSKAAAHVGYVLTEEEFIANSGEDALYVLKALSSQTTINITLSIILAVVLIAFIYRKSIFLKSWAGRVVDRLKTYDEFLPWAIRLSLGIALIGAGTAQVLVSPIEIATGSIAFIEILLGFFFMAGFLLIPTTLLTIGLYIFGLSGNFYLLGNLDFLVLAIAFLALHNERPGFDDIFNFKILHSLKIKRSLASPILRLGIGGAMMFLALYEKILNPHLSELVVNNFHLTSVIPVDPSLWVVGSGIVEFVIGLMLILGLFTRLSSIIAFGVLSLSFFFFKEAVYSHITLFGLLSILFVLGGGVWSLDSIIFGKKSPSVEAPNL; from the coding sequence ATGAAAAAAATATTTTTAGTTTCTCTTTTGGGTGTTTTTGTTTTTTTTAGCAAAGCCGCCGCCCATGTAGGTTATGTGCTGACAGAAGAAGAATTTATTGCCAATTCAGGAGAAGATGCTTTGTATGTTCTAAAAGCTCTCTCATCACAGACAACTATAAATATAACTCTTTCTATAATACTTGCAGTAGTATTGATTGCTTTTATATATCGTAAAAGTATTTTTCTGAAATCTTGGGCAGGGCGTGTTGTGGATAGACTGAAGACATACGACGAGTTCTTGCCTTGGGCGATACGACTTTCACTCGGTATTGCTCTTATTGGAGCGGGGACAGCTCAGGTTCTAGTTTCTCCTATAGAGATTGCCACAGGCAGTATTGCTTTTATTGAAATTCTATTAGGGTTCTTCTTCATGGCAGGCTTCTTGTTGATACCTACCACACTACTTACAATTGGTTTGTATATATTTGGTTTATCTGGAAACTTCTATCTACTTGGTAATTTAGATTTTCTAGTACTAGCTATCGCATTCCTCGCTCTGCACAACGAGCGTCCGGGGTTTGATGATATTTTCAATTTCAAAATTCTACATTCACTCAAAATAAAAAGATCACTAGCTTCACCAATCTTGCGTTTGGGGATCGGCGGAGCGATGATGTTTTTAGCTTTGTACGAAAAGATACTGAATCCACATCTATCAGAACTTGTCGTAAATAATTTTCATCTAACATCTGTAATCCCAGTTGACCCAAGTCTTTGGGTTGTTGGTTCGGGTATAGTTGAATTTGTTATAGGATTGATGTTGATTTTAGGTCTATTTACTAGACTCTCTTCAATAATTGCATTTGGAGTTTTGTCCCTATCGTTTTTCTTCTTCAAAGAAGCTGTGTATTCACATATAACACTTTTTGGACTTCTATCAATCCTATTTGTCCTTGGTGGAGGAGTATGGTCTTTGGATTCTATAATATTTGGTAAGAAGAGCCCAAGTGTTGAAGCTCCAAACCTTTGA
- the gmk gene encoding guanylate kinase: MKENKAVVITAPSGAGKTTIAKALRTAFPNLIFSVSSTTRNIRGQEIDGREYFFISPEEFREMIKNDEFFEWEEVYQDRYYGTSKNELARISGLGGVALLDIDVKGALKVKRELGKNVLTLFVRPPSPEMKILEDRIRFRNTETEKEILTRLAKAEEELSFSNEFDVVILNDNLENAIHEACLKVGEFMK, from the coding sequence ATGAAAGAAAATAAAGCAGTCGTAATCACTGCACCGTCTGGGGCGGGTAAGACAACTATTGCCAAAGCCCTGCGAACAGCTTTCCCTAATTTAATTTTTTCTGTGTCTTCTACAACTAGAAATATTCGTGGCCAAGAAATTGACGGGCGCGAGTATTTTTTTATTTCACCCGAAGAATTCAGAGAAATGATAAAAAACGATGAATTTTTTGAATGGGAAGAGGTCTACCAGGACAGGTATTATGGTACTTCAAAAAATGAACTTGCTCGGATATCTGGGCTCGGGGGAGTAGCATTGCTTGATATTGATGTAAAAGGTGCTTTAAAGGTAAAAAGAGAATTGGGTAAAAATGTACTGACCTTGTTCGTAAGACCACCTTCTCCTGAGATGAAAATATTGGAAGATAGAATTCGTTTTAGAAATACTGAAACAGAAAAAGAAATACTCACGCGTCTTGCAAAGGCAGAAGAAGAGTTGTCTTTTTCAAATGAATTTGATGTCGTGATTTTAAATGACAATCTCGAAAATGCAATTCACGAAGCTTGTTTGAAAGTAGGTGAATTCATGAAATAA
- a CDS encoding nucleoside monophosphate kinase: MEAVKIQDTETLRKIFSTERTIVLIGQSACGKETQAKILLEMFQKYSPEDFQKLYLETGGLFRQNIPKYSDYMRQKLADINDTGGLQSPAFGITQWTGAVLEQWQGKGHILIDGSPRSEEEARSMFSMYTDCIGREMTVFHIKVSDEVAEERMVRRNLELLSEGKVPRKDSATPESRKRKLSFYHEHVRDAVLFLEEIGVCVHKIDGEKTVEEISEEILLKLL; the protein is encoded by the coding sequence ATGGAAGCAGTAAAAATACAGGACACAGAAACACTTAGAAAAATATTTTCAACCGAGCGGACCATAGTACTTATCGGTCAGTCAGCTTGTGGAAAGGAAACTCAAGCGAAAATTCTTCTTGAAATGTTTCAGAAATACAGCCCAGAGGATTTTCAAAAACTTTATTTGGAAACTGGAGGTCTCTTTAGGCAAAATATTCCAAAGTACTCTGATTATATGCGTCAAAAACTTGCTGATATAAACGACACAGGAGGGTTACAATCTCCAGCCTTTGGAATTACTCAATGGACAGGTGCAGTTTTAGAGCAATGGCAAGGCAAGGGGCATATACTGATTGATGGATCGCCGAGAAGTGAAGAGGAGGCTAGGTCTATGTTTAGCATGTACACAGATTGTATTGGGAGAGAGATGACAGTATTTCACATCAAAGTTAGTGATGAAGTTGCAGAAGAGAGAATGGTTCGCAGAAATCTAGAGTTGCTGTCAGAGGGTAAGGTTCCAAGGAAAGACTCTGCAACTCCAGAATCTCGTAAAAGAAAACTTTCTTTTTATCATGAGCATGTGAGAGATGCTGTTTTGTTTTTAGAAGAAATTGGCGTATGTGTCCATAAAATAGATGGAGAGAAAACCGTCGAGGAAATTTCGGAAGAGATTTTACTTAAATTGTTATAA
- the tsaD gene encoding tRNA (adenosine(37)-N6)-threonylcarbamoyltransferase complex transferase subunit TsaD, translated as MKILSIETSCDETAISIVDVKPGKNPIFKILGNEVASQIALHAQYGGVFPMMAKREHAKNFTPLLLQVLKESKLLKKRTNKKSINTKKLAKVEKLLEREGEMFGEIKDFYEKYSNPKIDAVAVTVGPGLEPTLWVGISAAKALVELWDLPIVPVNHMEGHILSVFPKEKGKKFKIDNIKLPALSLLVSGGHTEIVLIKDIGKYKILGATRDDAAGEAFDKVARMLDLPYPGGPEISRLAKLARGKSANTLVFPRPMKGTPDFNFSFSGLKTAVLYKIRDIGKLDQLTKEEIALAFEDAVIDVLTHKTIKAIEKYKIKTLIVGGGVAANIRLREVLKEKVGEVDKKIDVHFPTRELSTDNSLMIAIAGYITFNKKKKGVNPKSIKANGILKL; from the coding sequence ATGAAAATATTATCAATCGAAACATCTTGCGACGAGACTGCTATATCTATAGTAGATGTAAAACCAGGGAAAAATCCAATATTCAAGATACTGGGTAACGAAGTCGCCTCACAAATAGCTCTACACGCACAATATGGCGGTGTTTTCCCTATGATGGCAAAACGTGAACATGCAAAAAATTTCACCCCCTTGCTACTACAGGTTCTAAAAGAATCAAAACTTCTAAAAAAACGAACTAATAAAAAATCTATAAATACAAAGAAACTCGCAAAAGTAGAAAAACTTCTGGAACGAGAAGGCGAAATGTTTGGTGAAATAAAAGATTTCTATGAAAAATATTCTAATCCTAAAATAGATGCAGTTGCTGTAACTGTCGGACCTGGACTAGAGCCAACACTTTGGGTGGGAATATCTGCCGCAAAAGCTTTAGTTGAACTATGGGATCTTCCAATCGTACCCGTAAACCACATGGAGGGACACATACTTTCAGTTTTTCCAAAAGAAAAAGGTAAAAAATTTAAAATCGATAATATAAAATTGCCCGCCCTGTCCCTACTTGTTTCAGGAGGACATACTGAAATCGTACTCATAAAAGATATTGGTAAATATAAAATTCTCGGTGCGACAAGAGACGACGCCGCAGGTGAAGCTTTCGACAAAGTAGCACGTATGCTCGACCTACCATATCCAGGAGGACCGGAAATCTCAAGACTTGCGAAACTAGCAAGAGGTAAGAGTGCAAACACTTTGGTATTTCCTAGGCCGATGAAAGGAACACCCGATTTTAATTTTTCATTTTCGGGACTAAAAACTGCAGTGCTATACAAAATACGCGATATAGGCAAACTAGATCAGCTCACAAAAGAAGAAATCGCTCTAGCTTTTGAAGACGCAGTAATAGATGTACTCACTCATAAAACTATAAAGGCAATAGAAAAATATAAAATCAAAACTCTCATAGTCGGAGGAGGTGTTGCAGCAAATATTAGACTTCGAGAAGTTTTAAAAGAAAAAGTGGGTGAAGTAGATAAAAAAATTGATGTACACTTCCCTACACGAGAACTATCGACAGACAACTCCCTCATGATTGCAATCGCAGGATATATAACTTTCAATAAAAAGAAAAAAGGAGTAAATCCTAAAAGCATCAAGGCGAACGGGATACTGAAGCTCTAA
- a CDS encoding valine--tRNA ligase, with translation MNPENNIPEKLLKPYEHKETESRIYKAWEESGFFNPDKMIETGLTSPDAKPFTIVMPPPNVTGVLHMGHGLMLTVQDIMIRYKRMNGFRTLWIPGTDHAAIATQSKVEKEIQKKEGLSRHDLGRDELLRRVNEFAQDSHDTIVSQVRKMGSSCDWSREAFTLDSTRNKAVNTVFKMMYDDGLIYRGHRIVNWDPKGQTTIADDEIVYEERKGKLYTFKYSPDFPIAISTTRPETKVGDVAVAVHPSDERYKEYVGKTFENIEFCGAKINIKVIADESVEKDFGTGALGVTPAHSMIDWEIADRHDLPRPQVINEYAKMVTESELLNGKKVAEAREIVVSWLRENNLLEKEEDVNQNIGTAERTGGVVEPLPKLQWFINVNKPIPARENKTLKEIMREAVAGGGVKIIPEYFDKTYFNWIDNLRDWCISRQIWYGHRVPVWYPVGSDLAESLQNSKSITHPTFIVSSENPGKTDGTENKWVQDPDTLDTWFSSGMWTFSTLGWPEKTKDLEIYHPTDVLETGYEILFFWVARMIMMTGYTLNTIPFHTVYLNGTVRDGQGRKMSKSLGNGIDPVEVADKFGADAGRMALIFGSAPGIDSRISDDKIKGQRNFANKVWNIARFVLSNTNTEDISEVLNDQDKKIREEFDILVTEISKEMDDHLYHVSAEKIYGYVWNTFASTLIEESKTILSGDDEQAKKSRKVLLRLIFTDILKILHPFMPYVTEEIWNLIGDSKNMLMVEKWPSKK, from the coding sequence ATGAATCCTGAAAATAACATCCCCGAAAAACTACTAAAACCCTACGAACACAAAGAGACAGAATCTCGAATATATAAAGCTTGGGAAGAGAGTGGTTTTTTCAATCCAGACAAAATGATTGAAACTGGACTCACCTCTCCCGATGCAAAACCTTTCACAATAGTTATGCCTCCACCAAACGTTACTGGAGTACTACACATGGGTCACGGACTCATGCTTACAGTTCAGGATATTATGATCCGCTACAAAAGAATGAACGGATTTAGAACTCTCTGGATTCCTGGAACTGACCACGCAGCTATTGCAACACAATCAAAAGTAGAAAAAGAAATTCAAAAAAAAGAAGGTCTTTCTCGCCACGATCTAGGGCGTGATGAACTACTCCGAAGAGTAAATGAATTTGCTCAAGATTCTCACGACACTATAGTTTCCCAAGTTAGAAAAATGGGTTCCTCTTGTGACTGGTCACGAGAAGCTTTTACTCTTGATTCAACTCGAAACAAGGCGGTAAACACTGTTTTCAAAATGATGTATGATGACGGACTCATATATCGTGGACACAGAATAGTAAACTGGGATCCAAAAGGACAGACAACTATTGCTGATGATGAAATAGTTTATGAGGAACGTAAAGGAAAACTTTATACTTTCAAATATTCTCCTGACTTCCCTATTGCAATATCTACAACTCGCCCAGAAACAAAAGTTGGAGACGTTGCCGTTGCTGTACATCCAAGTGATGAACGATACAAAGAATATGTTGGAAAAACTTTCGAGAACATAGAATTTTGTGGTGCAAAAATAAATATAAAAGTTATTGCAGACGAATCTGTAGAAAAAGATTTTGGAACTGGAGCGCTCGGAGTAACCCCTGCTCACTCTATGATCGACTGGGAAATAGCCGACCGCCACGACCTACCTCGCCCACAAGTTATAAACGAATACGCAAAAATGGTAACAGAAAGCGAACTTCTAAATGGAAAGAAAGTTGCCGAAGCGCGCGAAATTGTTGTGTCTTGGCTACGCGAAAACAATCTTTTAGAAAAAGAAGAAGATGTAAACCAAAATATCGGAACAGCAGAGCGAACTGGTGGAGTAGTAGAACCACTTCCAAAACTTCAATGGTTTATAAACGTAAATAAACCAATCCCTGCGCGAGAAAATAAAACACTAAAAGAGATTATGCGTGAAGCAGTCGCAGGCGGTGGTGTAAAAATAATCCCAGAGTATTTCGACAAGACATATTTCAACTGGATCGACAATCTACGCGACTGGTGCATATCGAGACAAATCTGGTACGGACACAGAGTGCCTGTTTGGTACCCTGTTGGTTCTGATTTAGCAGAGAGTTTGCAAAATAGTAAAAGTATCACACATCCAACATTTATTGTTTCTTCTGAAAATCCTGGAAAAACTGATGGTACAGAAAATAAATGGGTACAAGATCCCGACACTCTCGACACATGGTTCTCTTCTGGTATGTGGACTTTCTCAACTCTCGGATGGCCTGAAAAAACAAAAGATCTAGAAATTTATCATCCGACAGATGTTCTAGAGACTGGATATGAAATCCTATTCTTCTGGGTTGCTCGTATGATCATGATGACAGGATATACACTCAACACTATTCCATTCCACACAGTTTACCTAAACGGAACTGTTCGTGACGGACAAGGACGCAAGATGAGTAAGTCTCTTGGAAATGGAATAGATCCAGTAGAAGTTGCTGATAAATTTGGTGCAGATGCTGGTCGTATGGCTCTCATATTCGGATCAGCTCCAGGTATAGACTCACGTATAAGCGACGACAAAATCAAAGGTCAAAGAAACTTCGCAAACAAAGTGTGGAATATTGCTAGATTTGTTCTATCTAATACAAATACCGAAGACATAAGTGAAGTACTAAATGACCAAGATAAAAAAATAAGAGAAGAATTCGATATCCTGGTTACAGAGATCTCAAAAGAGATGGATGACCACCTGTATCATGTTAGCGCTGAAAAAATATATGGATATGTATGGAATACATTTGCTAGTACTCTAATCGAAGAGAGTAAAACAATATTGTCTGGAGATGACGAACAAGCAAAAAAATCTCGCAAAGTCCTACTTCGTTTAATTTTTACTGATATACTAAAAATACTACATCCATTTATGCCATATGTAACAGAGGAAATCTGGAACCTAATTGGAGATAGTAAAAACATGTTAATGGTAGAAAAGTGGCCAAGTAAAAAATAA
- a CDS encoding PrsW family intramembrane metalloprotease, whose protein sequence is MQSITNIATQINTDPNTLLLSLFFGIIPSFLWLLFWLREDKEDPEPRGLIFLTFLSGMLAVILVLPIQRFINNIFYDENTLLILWVASEEFLKLVAVFAVAISVRHIKKPVGFPIYFMAGGLGFAALENALFLAYPIGINDPTVGLLTGNLRFLGATLLHSVASGMMGLMLGLAFFQNKFIKIIALLFGLFIAIALHTAFNFFIMKSAGGEVLKVFGFLWVVTIISMLVFEKLRRMSESLYMKNVVIHGPVNELLLRR, encoded by the coding sequence ATGCAAAGTATTACAAATATAGCTACACAAATAAACACAGACCCCAATACACTTTTACTGTCTTTATTTTTTGGAATCATACCGTCTTTTCTGTGGTTGTTGTTCTGGCTCCGAGAAGACAAAGAAGATCCAGAGCCACGAGGGCTCATATTCCTAACTTTTCTATCAGGAATGTTAGCTGTGATACTGGTACTTCCTATTCAAAGATTCATAAACAATATTTTTTATGATGAAAATACTCTTCTCATATTATGGGTAGCTAGTGAGGAGTTTCTTAAGCTAGTTGCGGTTTTTGCTGTAGCTATATCTGTTAGACACATAAAAAAGCCTGTTGGCTTCCCTATATATTTTATGGCTGGAGGACTTGGTTTTGCAGCTCTAGAAAATGCACTTTTCTTGGCATACCCAATTGGAATAAACGACCCAACTGTTGGATTACTAACTGGAAACTTACGATTCCTAGGAGCAACACTTTTGCATTCTGTTGCTAGTGGAATGATGGGCTTGATGCTTGGACTTGCCTTCTTTCAAAATAAATTTATAAAAATAATTGCATTACTTTTTGGACTTTTCATTGCAATAGCCTTGCATACAGCGTTTAACTTTTTTATAATGAAGTCTGCAGGGGGCGAAGTACTCAAGGTGTTTGGTTTTCTGTGGGTGGTAACTATTATTAGTATGCTTGTGTTTGAAAAATTGCGACGTATGAGTGAATCATTGTATATGAAAAATGTAGTAATACATGGACCAGTCAATGAACTACTACTTCGACGCTAG
- a CDS encoding Hsp20/alpha crystallin family protein, which produces MFKKKSFFERLTGGIRLDENESPEYDAPEDDRNVNLTQKVDKSKETAWIEEENEEAQLTVDVYQTQTEIIVQTMVAGVRPEDLQINITRDMITIKGKREENKMIAPENYFTKELYWGAFSRTILLPQEIEPEESEAIERHGLLMIRLPKIDKGRQTSLKVKSI; this is translated from the coding sequence ATGTTTAAAAAGAAATCATTCTTTGAGAGACTCACAGGAGGTATAAGACTCGACGAAAACGAGTCTCCTGAATACGACGCACCAGAAGACGATAGAAATGTAAATCTAACCCAAAAGGTCGACAAGAGCAAAGAGACTGCTTGGATAGAAGAGGAAAATGAAGAGGCTCAGCTAACTGTTGATGTATACCAAACTCAAACAGAAATAATAGTTCAGACTATGGTTGCCGGTGTGCGCCCAGAAGATCTCCAGATCAATATCACTCGCGATATGATCACCATCAAGGGCAAGCGTGAAGAAAACAAGATGATCGCCCCAGAAAACTATTTTACAAAAGAACTGTATTGGGGAGCTTTCTCTAGAACAATACTTCTTCCACAAGAAATTGAACCTGAAGAATCTGAGGCTATAGAGCGCCACGGACTACTTATGATAAGACTACCAAAGATTGATAAAGGCAGACAGACATCACTCAAGGTTAAATCGATATAA
- a CDS encoding glutaredoxin family protein yields MKPVTIYSTPTCHFCQMAKEYFKAEGIDYTEFDVASDLEKRKEMVARSGQMGVPVISIGNDFIVGFNKPKIMELLGLS; encoded by the coding sequence ATGAAACCAGTAACAATATACAGCACACCAACATGTCACTTTTGCCAAATGGCAAAGGAATACTTCAAGGCAGAAGGTATCGACTATACAGAATTTGACGTTGCTAGTGATTTAGAAAAACGTAAAGAGATGGTGGCTAGAAGTGGGCAAATGGGTGTTCCAGTAATCAGTATAGGCAATGATTTTATAGTAGGCTTCAACAAGCCAAAAATAATGGAACTCTTGGGTCTAAGTTAA
- the lepA gene encoding elongation factor 4, protein MKNIRNFSIIAHIDHGKSTLADRMLEITGTIEARKMKDQVLDSMELERERGITIKMQPVRMDFTSGGEKYILNLIDTPGHIDFSYEVSRALKAVEGSILLVDATQGVQAQTLTTLAMARESGLKIIPVVSKIDSPLARVDEVKLELALLLEIDPDTVLGVSGRTGEGVKELLDQIIERIPSPNESKSNVPSSLVFDFKYSNHEGVIVYVRVFDGEIARHDELIFRVANEKFISLEVGTFSPEETPKPKLVPGEIGYIVTGIKKPGIASVGDTITTFKNSGNALPGYMQPRPVVWASIYPESQDDFPALKTALGRLRLSDSAFSFEEETSGTLGRGFRAGFLGMLHLEIITERLRREFNLDLVITTPGVTYEVTDKNEKVITVYSPHLFPDDGQILKIREPWVNITLITPLEYLGPIMTLLYDHEAEIGDTENFGDKRTSLSLTMPLREMMRNFFDELKSVSSGYASISYEISGMRDADVTRMDILIADEPVVAFTRVVSRKRAYDEAEKAVEKLSNILPRQMFVAKIQGKALGRILASRTLKAFRKDVTGYLYGGDITRKMKLLEKQKKGKKKMKERGKVNIPHDVFLKMMRNTTDSQ, encoded by the coding sequence ATAAAGAACATCCGAAACTTCAGTATCATAGCCCATATCGATCACGGCAAGTCCACTCTTGCCGATAGAATGCTTGAAATTACAGGCACAATCGAGGCTCGCAAAATGAAAGATCAAGTCTTGGATTCTATGGAGCTCGAAAGAGAGAGGGGTATAACAATCAAAATGCAGCCTGTTCGCATGGATTTTACTAGTGGTGGCGAGAAATATATTTTGAATCTAATTGATACTCCTGGGCACATAGACTTCTCATATGAGGTCTCAAGAGCTCTAAAAGCGGTAGAGGGGTCTATACTCTTGGTGGATGCTACACAAGGTGTTCAGGCTCAAACTTTGACCACTCTCGCGATGGCTAGAGAATCTGGATTGAAGATTATTCCTGTTGTCTCAAAAATAGATTCTCCACTTGCTAGAGTAGACGAGGTAAAACTAGAACTAGCTCTCCTTTTAGAAATTGATCCAGATACTGTTTTAGGTGTGTCTGGTAGAACAGGTGAAGGTGTAAAGGAATTACTGGATCAAATCATAGAAAGAATCCCTTCTCCAAACGAATCCAAGAGTAATGTCCCAAGTTCATTGGTCTTCGATTTTAAATATTCAAACCACGAAGGAGTTATAGTGTATGTTCGAGTTTTTGATGGTGAGATAGCTAGACATGATGAACTAATTTTCAGAGTTGCAAACGAAAAATTTATATCGCTGGAAGTCGGAACTTTTTCTCCAGAAGAAACTCCAAAACCAAAATTGGTTCCAGGTGAAATTGGCTATATTGTAACTGGTATTAAAAAGCCAGGTATTGCTTCGGTGGGAGATACTATTACTACTTTTAAAAATTCTGGAAATGCGTTGCCGGGTTATATGCAACCAAGACCAGTAGTCTGGGCATCTATATATCCAGAAAGTCAGGATGATTTTCCTGCTTTAAAAACTGCACTTGGTAGACTACGTTTGTCTGATTCCGCTTTTTCTTTTGAAGAAGAAACTTCTGGAACATTGGGACGGGGATTTAGAGCTGGCTTCTTGGGTATGTTGCATTTGGAGATAATTACCGAAAGATTGCGCAGAGAATTCAATCTAGATCTTGTTATAACAACTCCAGGGGTTACTTACGAAGTAACTGATAAAAATGAAAAAGTTATAACAGTATATTCGCCACATCTTTTTCCAGATGATGGACAGATTTTAAAAATACGTGAGCCTTGGGTAAATATCACCCTGATTACTCCACTAGAATACTTGGGTCCAATAATGACATTGCTCTATGACCATGAGGCAGAAATAGGTGATACTGAAAACTTTGGAGACAAGAGGACATCGCTATCACTAACTATGCCACTTCGAGAGATGATGAGAAATTTCTTTGACGAACTAAAGAGTGTTTCTAGTGGCTATGCTTCGATTTCATACGAGATTTCAGGTATGCGTGATGCAGATGTAACCCGAATGGATATTCTTATCGCTGACGAGCCTGTAGTGGCCTTTACGAGGGTTGTATCGCGCAAAAGAGCATATGATGAAGCAGAGAAAGCCGTGGAGAAATTGTCCAACATCTTACCTAGACAAATGTTCGTAGCAAAAATACAAGGCAAGGCATTGGGTAGAATATTGGCTTCTAGAACATTGAAAGCATTTAGAAAGGATGTGACTGGATACTTGTACGGTGGAGATATTACCCGAAAGATGAAGCTATTGGAGAAACAAAAGAAAGGAAAGAAGAAAATGAAAGAGCGCGGAAAGGTAAATATTCCACACGATGTTTTCTTGAAAATGATGCGCAATACTACTGATTCTCAGTAA